In the genome of Enterococcus hirae ATCC 9790, one region contains:
- the yfcC gene encoding putative basic amino acid antiporter YfcC, translating into MKKQVSSGKSKRDLTKMTTPHTYVIIFGVVILAWLLTFIVPAGKFSTQDIEYQDANGETSTRTVLRQDSFRYAYALDRSYVFDQLEKLQNDPTEREKLKVPEKGLEEVISEGEKKLTQEKLDEISLTDDVLYDQFGERIYDTSKKLHKTARVWGTDDFGGFGFLNFVFEGLVSGDKYGSAVGIAALILVVGGAFGIIMRTGAIDAGIYAFISKTRGLERLALPLLFFAFSFGGATFGMAEEVIPFSMVMVPFVIALGYDSIVAVTVTYVASQVGNATSWMSPFSVAVAQGIAGIPVLSGATFRLIMWVVITALSAGYLMIYGEKIRKNPESSLTYKSDDYFRSHLKKTTDEKKAFMLGHKLILLEMLIVLVWIVWGVTQEGYYIPEIASQFFVMGLVAGIIAVIFKLDGMRINDIASSFQSGAADLAGTAIVVGMAKGILLVLGGSDASVPSALNTILHGIGTALAGVPAAIGAWAMYIFQSLFNLVVTSNSGQAALTMPIMAPLADLVGVSRQVAVLAYQLGAGFMDAFTPVSASLIGVLGVARIEWAKWARFQIKMQGFFFVLGTIFIMIAIAIGLQ; encoded by the coding sequence GTGAAGAAGCAAGTGTCTTCGGGGAAATCCAAACGGGATCTCACAAAAATGACGACACCTCATACTTATGTCATCATTTTTGGAGTGGTCATCCTTGCTTGGTTGCTGACATTTATTGTACCAGCAGGAAAATTTAGTACACAAGATATCGAATACCAAGATGCAAATGGAGAAACAAGTACGCGAACTGTATTACGCCAAGATTCATTTCGTTATGCTTATGCCTTGGATCGCTCCTATGTATTTGATCAATTAGAGAAGTTACAAAATGATCCGACGGAAAGAGAGAAATTAAAAGTCCCTGAAAAAGGGTTAGAAGAAGTGATTTCTGAAGGTGAAAAGAAATTAACGCAAGAAAAGTTAGATGAAATCTCTTTAACAGATGATGTACTTTATGACCAATTTGGCGAACGCATTTATGATACTTCAAAAAAACTCCATAAAACGGCTCGAGTATGGGGGACCGATGATTTTGGTGGTTTCGGATTTTTGAATTTTGTCTTTGAAGGGTTAGTTTCAGGAGACAAGTATGGATCGGCTGTCGGAATCGCTGCGCTTATTTTAGTTGTTGGTGGTGCTTTTGGAATTATCATGCGCACCGGGGCAATTGATGCAGGGATCTATGCTTTCATCAGTAAGACAAGGGGACTGGAGCGTTTAGCCTTACCGCTATTATTTTTTGCTTTTTCATTCGGTGGCGCGACATTCGGCATGGCAGAGGAAGTCATTCCTTTTTCTATGGTGATGGTCCCATTTGTGATAGCTCTTGGTTATGACTCGATCGTTGCAGTAACAGTCACGTATGTCGCCTCTCAAGTCGGAAATGCGACTTCCTGGATGAGTCCGTTTAGTGTAGCAGTTGCTCAAGGGATCGCTGGCATTCCAGTGTTATCGGGTGCGACGTTCCGATTGATCATGTGGGTCGTTATCACAGCGTTATCTGCTGGCTATTTGATGATTTATGGGGAGAAAATCCGTAAAAACCCTGAAAGCTCATTGACGTATAAATCAGATGATTATTTCAGAAGTCATTTGAAAAAAACAACCGACGAGAAAAAAGCGTTTATGTTGGGACACAAATTGATTTTACTTGAAATGCTCATCGTATTGGTTTGGATCGTTTGGGGTGTTACGCAAGAAGGGTATTATATCCCAGAAATTGCTTCACAATTTTTTGTTATGGGATTAGTCGCAGGGATCATTGCAGTAATCTTCAAATTGGATGGCATGCGGATCAATGATATTGCCTCTTCTTTCCAATCGGGTGCTGCTGATTTAGCTGGAACAGCAATCGTTGTAGGGATGGCAAAAGGGATCTTATTAGTATTAGGTGGCTCAGATGCTTCTGTTCCTTCTGCTTTAAACACCATTCTACATGGTATCGGTACAGCTTTAGCAGGAGTACCAGCGGCTATCGGAGCGTGGGCAATGTATATTTTCCAAAGCCTGTTTAATTTAGTCGTGACATCCAATTCTGGTCAAGCGGCGTTAACGATGCCAATCATGGCACCACTTGCTGACTTAGTAGGGGTCTCTCGTCAAGTAGCTGTATTAGCTTATCAATTAGGCGCTGGATTTATGGATGCCTTTACCCCTGTATCAGCTAGTTTGATTGGTGTCTTAGGTGTTGCACGTATCGAGTGGGCAAAATGGGCAAGATTCCAAATCAAAATGCAAGGATTCTTTTTTGTCCTAGGTACTATCTTTATCATGATTGCGATAGCAATCGGCTTACAATAG
- the iadA gene encoding beta-aspartyl-peptidase, which translates to MKIIRQIEVYAPDYLGVMDVLIAGDKIIALEEALTGGYAELEVEEISDSGKVLTPGFIDCHFHLLGGGGEGGFQNRTPEVTLSQLTTAGVTTVVGCLGTDGEGRDMTALISKGKGLEAEGISTYVYEGSYRLPLKTVTDSIIKDFLTIDKIIGIGEIAVSDHRSSQPTFEEFSRATADARVGGMLSGKAGIVNVHLGGGKRKLELLTRVVEETEIPITQFLPTHANRTPELLTACIEFAKKGGTIDFTASEDPDFWERTDGEVRFSKALKQLIEAGVSLDHFTMSSDGQGSLPYFDEKNHFLGMGVGSAKSLLVGIKEAVEKEEIPLEVALRAITVNPARVLKLERKGTIKVGNDADLCILDKETLAIETVIAKGQVMVENKEVKVWGTFEKTI; encoded by the coding sequence ATGAAAATCATTCGTCAAATTGAGGTCTATGCACCAGATTATTTAGGGGTCATGGATGTATTGATTGCTGGGGATAAAATTATTGCGCTTGAAGAAGCGTTGACCGGTGGCTATGCTGAGTTAGAAGTGGAAGAAATTTCCGATAGTGGGAAAGTGTTGACACCGGGCTTTATTGATTGCCATTTTCACCTTTTAGGTGGAGGTGGAGAGGGCGGTTTTCAAAATCGTACGCCAGAAGTAACTTTAAGTCAATTGACGACAGCGGGTGTAACAACAGTTGTTGGGTGTTTGGGAACAGATGGTGAAGGTCGTGACATGACTGCGCTTATCAGTAAGGGAAAAGGCTTAGAAGCAGAAGGGATCTCAACTTACGTCTATGAAGGTTCTTATCGGTTACCACTCAAAACGGTTACGGATTCAATCATCAAAGATTTTTTGACAATTGATAAAATCATCGGAATTGGCGAAATTGCTGTTTCTGACCATCGATCATCTCAGCCCACATTTGAAGAATTTTCTCGAGCAACTGCTGATGCCCGAGTAGGAGGCATGTTGTCTGGTAAAGCTGGTATCGTCAATGTCCATTTAGGTGGAGGAAAACGTAAACTAGAGTTATTAACAAGGGTAGTTGAGGAAACCGAGATTCCGATTACGCAATTTTTACCTACCCATGCCAACCGCACGCCAGAACTTTTAACAGCTTGTATCGAGTTTGCGAAAAAAGGTGGGACAATTGACTTCACAGCGAGCGAAGATCCTGATTTTTGGGAACGAACAGATGGGGAAGTCCGCTTTAGTAAAGCTTTAAAACAGTTGATCGAAGCTGGCGTTTCCCTTGATCATTTTACAATGTCATCTGATGGACAAGGAAGTTTACCTTATTTTGATGAAAAAAATCACTTTCTTGGTATGGGTGTCGGAAGCGCAAAATCACTACTGGTAGGTATCAAAGAAGCGGTAGAAAAAGAAGAGATTCCACTTGAAGTAGCCTTGCGAGCAATCACAGTCAATCCCGCTCGTGTGTTAAAGCTGGAGCGAAAAGGAACAATCAAAGTAGGGAACGATGCTGATCTATGTATACTTGACAAAGAAACCTTAGCCATCGAAACAGTGATCGCCAAAGGACAAGTAATGGTTGAAAACAAAGAAGTTAAAGTGTGGGGAACCTTTGAAAAAACGATCTAA
- a CDS encoding CsbD family protein, with protein sequence MADLKGRSEDAKDKVVGKGKEAYGKATDDKSKEAEGKAQSLGADIKEKARNLGDDIKEGFEDVKEKFSKKDDKK encoded by the coding sequence ATGGCAGATTTAAAAGGACGTTCTGAAGATGCAAAAGACAAAGTAGTTGGTAAAGGAAAAGAAGCTTACGGTAAAGCAACAGATGATAAAAGCAAAGAAGCTGAAGGAAAAGCACAATCACTTGGTGCTGATATCAAAGAAAAAGCTCGTAATTTAGGCGATGATATCAAAGAAGGCTTTGAAGATGTCAAAGAAAAATTCTCCAAAAAAGATGATAAAAAATAG